The Mesorhizobium sp. NBSH29 genome has a segment encoding these proteins:
- the nudC gene encoding NAD(+) diphosphatase, whose protein sequence is MKFRLFDAPMREPSQSVGFGGNVIERLSEKRTDDSVEKALADPSARLLLMGGGRLFFKTEGLAAYHTLAEARDAEARLADAVLLGFTPEGPVLAAPAGLDVEELPEALKAIDYRSVYAQGIVDAADLGALAQGASLLAWHSSHRFCSKCGQPSVMRDGGYKRFCPACETLHFPRTDPVVIMLSVSGDQCLLGRGAHFATSVFSALAGFVEPGETIENAVRRETLEEAGITLGRVVYHASQPWPFPYTLMIGCYGEALNENITIDAELEACRWFDREEVLSALAGTHADGIIIPPSGAIAHTLIRDWAESG, encoded by the coding sequence ATGAAATTTCGACTGTTTGATGCGCCGATGCGCGAACCAAGCCAGTCCGTCGGTTTCGGCGGCAATGTGATTGAGCGCCTGTCGGAAAAGCGCACGGATGATTCGGTTGAAAAGGCGCTCGCCGATCCATCGGCGCGGCTGCTTCTGATGGGTGGAGGACGCCTCTTTTTCAAAACCGAAGGTCTTGCCGCCTATCACACGCTTGCTGAAGCCCGGGATGCAGAGGCACGTCTCGCAGATGCCGTGTTGCTTGGCTTCACCCCGGAAGGACCGGTACTGGCAGCTCCGGCGGGTTTGGATGTCGAAGAGCTGCCCGAAGCTCTGAAAGCGATAGATTATCGCTCCGTCTACGCCCAAGGTATCGTGGATGCCGCCGATCTCGGCGCGCTGGCGCAGGGTGCTTCGCTGCTTGCCTGGCATTCCTCGCACCGTTTTTGCAGCAAATGCGGCCAGCCCTCGGTGATGCGCGACGGTGGCTACAAGCGCTTTTGCCCGGCCTGTGAAACGCTGCATTTTCCACGCACCGATCCGGTGGTGATCATGCTCTCGGTTTCCGGAGATCAATGTCTGCTGGGGCGCGGCGCACATTTTGCGACGAGCGTATTTTCAGCGCTTGCCGGGTTTGTGGAACCGGGAGAAACTATCGAAAACGCGGTGCGGCGCGAGACCCTCGAGGAAGCCGGCATCACGCTTGGCCGCGTCGTCTACCACGCCAGCCAGCCTTGGCCGTTTCCCTATACGCTGATGATCGGCTGCTATGGTGAGGCGCTGAACGAGAACATCACCATCGATGCGGAACTGGAGGCCTGCCGCTGGTTTGACCGCGAGGAGGTGCTATCGGCGCTGGCAGGCACACATGCAGACGGGATCATCATTCCGCCCAGCGGCGCCATAGCTCACACGCTGATCCGCGACTGGGCGGAAAGCGGGTAG
- a CDS encoding extracellular solute-binding protein, whose product MTGFLGKVFGIIGVTAVLTVGAQAEEPKWHTTSSLTGQSKYGEDFKRYDYVNPDAPKGGTLNAVAPGTFDSFNPFIVRGTPAAGLNYQGGLLYDTLMAKATDEGSTSHPLIAEAYSYPDDFSSATYRLDPRAMWHDGTPVTVEDVIWSFNFLKETSQQFVRYFANVTEAVKISDREVQFRFDQKGNRELPLIMGDVVVLPKHWWEGTDANGKKRDITQPSLEIPLGSGAYRIDSFKPGSEVVWSRVEDYWGEEVAVNVGRNNFDRRRYIYILDDTAAWEAFKKGGLQDIRPENRSSRWATEYNFPAVAAGDVVKRAFADTSGQPMQAFALNTRRPQFQDRRVRKALTYAFDFETMNRTLFYDAYTRTDSYFEGSELASSGLPAGRELEILEKYRDKLPPELFTEPFTLPAYDTPTAGRDHLRTALKLFAEAGWVNKGGKLVNEKTGEPFKIEFLGDDPTDERVTMPFIQSLRRLGIETSLRIVDPSQYVNRTNDFDYDAVSIVLSQSSSPGNEQREYWGSKAADTPGTRNLMGIKDPVVDALVERVIFATDRDDLLAATHALDRVLLWNYYAVPQWHKAEVWIAYWNKFGIPEPQPSYIGADLDSWWIDPEKEKILIEKYKSVN is encoded by the coding sequence ATGACGGGATTTTTAGGCAAGGTGTTCGGGATCATCGGGGTTACTGCCGTGTTGACCGTTGGAGCCCAGGCCGAAGAACCGAAATGGCACACAACCTCGTCGCTGACCGGCCAGTCCAAATATGGCGAAGACTTCAAGCGCTATGATTATGTGAACCCCGATGCGCCCAAGGGCGGCACGCTGAACGCAGTGGCTCCCGGCACATTTGACAGCTTCAACCCCTTTATTGTGCGCGGCACGCCGGCGGCAGGCCTCAACTATCAGGGCGGGCTGCTCTACGACACGCTGATGGCGAAGGCGACCGACGAGGGAAGCACCAGCCACCCACTGATTGCCGAAGCCTATAGCTACCCCGACGACTTCTCGTCCGCCACCTACCGTCTCGACCCGCGTGCGATGTGGCATGATGGCACTCCGGTCACGGTCGAGGACGTGATCTGGTCCTTCAACTTCCTGAAGGAAACAAGCCAGCAATTCGTGCGCTACTTTGCCAATGTGACCGAGGCTGTGAAAATTTCTGATCGCGAGGTTCAGTTCAGGTTCGACCAGAAGGGCAACCGCGAACTGCCGCTGATCATGGGCGATGTGGTGGTGCTGCCAAAGCATTGGTGGGAAGGCACGGACGCCAACGGCAAGAAGCGCGATATAACGCAGCCGAGCTTGGAAATACCACTCGGGTCCGGAGCGTACAGGATAGATAGCTTTAAACCGGGCTCAGAAGTTGTGTGGTCGCGGGTGGAGGATTATTGGGGCGAAGAGGTTGCCGTCAACGTTGGGCGCAACAATTTCGACCGCCGCCGCTATATCTATATTCTCGACGACACTGCGGCTTGGGAAGCCTTCAAGAAAGGCGGCCTCCAAGACATCCGACCCGAAAACCGCTCCAGTCGCTGGGCAACCGAATACAACTTCCCAGCCGTGGCCGCCGGCGACGTGGTCAAGCGGGCGTTTGCGGATACATCCGGGCAGCCGATGCAAGCCTTTGCGCTGAACACGCGACGCCCGCAGTTTCAGGATCGCAGGGTGCGCAAGGCGCTGACCTACGCTTTCGATTTCGAGACCATGAACCGAACGCTGTTTTATGACGCTTACACGCGCACCGACAGCTATTTCGAGGGCAGTGAGCTGGCCTCCAGCGGGCTTCCCGCTGGCAGGGAACTGGAAATCCTGGAGAAATACCGGGATAAGCTGCCGCCTGAATTGTTCACCGAACCGTTCACCCTGCCGGCCTATGATACGCCGACGGCGGGCCGCGACCATCTGCGCACCGCGCTCAAGCTTTTCGCTGAAGCAGGCTGGGTGAACAAAGGCGGGAAGCTGGTCAATGAAAAGACCGGCGAGCCTTTCAAAATTGAATTTCTTGGTGATGATCCGACCGATGAGCGGGTGACCATGCCCTTCATCCAGAGCCTGCGTCGGCTCGGGATCGAGACCTCGCTGCGCATTGTCGATCCCAGCCAATATGTGAACCGCACGAACGATTTTGACTACGATGCCGTTTCAATAGTGCTGTCGCAATCTTCTTCGCCCGGCAACGAACAGCGGGAATATTGGGGCTCGAAGGCTGCCGATACACCTGGCACACGCAATCTGATGGGAATCAAGGACCCGGTGGTGGATGCGCTGGTCGAGCGCGTCATCTTCGCCACGGATCGCGACGACCTTTTGGCTGCGACCCATGCGCTGGACCGGGTCCTCCTCTGGAACTATTACGCGGTGCCCCAGTGGCACAAGGCCGAAGTCTGGATCGCCTACTGGAACAAGTTTGGTATTCCAGAACCGCAGCCTTCCTATATCGGCGCCGATCTGGATTCCTGGTGGATCGACCCGGAAAAGGAAAAAATCCTGATTGAAAAATACAAGAGCGTGAATTGA
- a CDS encoding prephenate dehydratase: MAASTNRISYQGEPGANSDTACRSMFPAMEPLPCATFEDAFNAVESGKADMAMIPIENTIAGRVADIHHLLPESKLHIIGEYFLPIHFHLMVMPGVARTEIKTVHSHIHALGQCRKYIRKNGWKGVVAGDTAGAAKLVSEVKDRTMAALAPRLAAELYGLDMLEEDVEDTDTNVTRFVVLTKNKQWIERPSADAPMMTTFIFRVRNVPAALYKAMGGFATNGVNMTKLESYQLGAFTATLFYADIEGHPEDPSVKLALEELRFFSKEVRILGVYPASDSRDEWKVAD, from the coding sequence ATGGCGGCGAGCACCAATCGAATTTCCTATCAAGGGGAACCGGGCGCAAATTCTGACACCGCCTGCCGCAGCATGTTTCCGGCCATGGAGCCGTTGCCATGCGCCACCTTCGAAGACGCTTTCAACGCGGTCGAATCGGGCAAAGCCGACATGGCGATGATCCCGATAGAAAACACCATAGCTGGCCGTGTTGCCGATATTCATCATTTGCTGCCGGAATCAAAGCTGCACATTATCGGCGAATATTTCCTGCCGATTCACTTTCACCTGATGGTGATGCCCGGTGTTGCGCGCACCGAAATCAAGACCGTCCACAGCCACATTCATGCGCTGGGCCAATGTCGGAAATACATCCGTAAAAATGGCTGGAAGGGAGTAGTTGCCGGCGATACTGCAGGAGCAGCCAAGCTCGTCAGCGAAGTGAAAGACCGCACAATGGCGGCTCTCGCCCCCCGGCTTGCGGCTGAGTTGTACGGCCTCGATATGCTGGAAGAAGATGTCGAGGACACCGACACCAACGTGACCCGCTTCGTGGTGCTGACCAAAAACAAGCAGTGGATCGAGCGCCCCTCAGCCGATGCACCGATGATGACGACCTTCATTTTCAGGGTCCGCAACGTGCCGGCTGCCCTCTACAAGGCGATGGGCGGCTTTGCCACCAACGGCGTCAACATGACCAAGTTGGAAAGCTATCAGCTGGGCGCCTTCACCGCGACGCTGTTTTATGCCGATATTGAAGGTCACCCGGAAGATCCAAGTGTTAAGCTTGCCTTGGAAGAGCTGCGCTTCTTCTCCAAGGAAGTGCGCATCCTGGGCGTCTATCCGGCTAGCGATTCCCGCGACGAATGGAAGGTGGCAGACTGA
- a CDS encoding cell wall hydrolase, whose product MRRFLVSARSKILFCVAVLPLAISGCNQSTGSKFTEALSLHAAPTSAYSYSSKDKECLARAMFFESNRSSRDGLVAVGSVVMNRVESGKWGGSVCDVVGAKKQFAPGVLSRPMNSKALPDVMAAADSVLKGERHPKVKKEAMFFHTAGLTFPYKNMHYVLVAGGNAFYEKRSRRRTIENIAPEQTSTMIASAAPTPRIASDRAATGDAAEIPVMVATAQTAAAAPARARFAETSLRPTIPATLASSDPVGTDATLGYEASPQEASAIGALLLAQDRPVE is encoded by the coding sequence ATGAGGCGATTCTTGGTGAGTGCGCGGTCAAAAATCCTATTTTGCGTGGCTGTCCTGCCGCTGGCGATCTCCGGCTGCAATCAGAGCACCGGCAGCAAATTCACCGAAGCACTGTCGCTCCATGCGGCGCCTACATCAGCGTATTCCTATTCGTCCAAAGACAAGGAATGCCTGGCGCGCGCCATGTTTTTTGAGTCCAACCGATCGAGCCGAGATGGGCTGGTGGCTGTCGGCTCGGTGGTCATGAACCGTGTCGAGTCGGGCAAATGGGGCGGCTCTGTCTGCGATGTCGTTGGCGCCAAAAAGCAGTTTGCTCCCGGCGTGTTATCCCGCCCGATGAATTCGAAGGCGCTGCCCGACGTGATGGCGGCAGCCGATTCCGTTCTTAAGGGCGAGCGCCACCCCAAGGTGAAAAAGGAAGCCATGTTCTTCCACACCGCCGGGCTGACATTTCCGTATAAAAACATGCATTATGTGTTGGTTGCAGGCGGCAACGCCTTTTACGAAAAGCGCTCGCGTCGCAGGACGATTGAAAACATCGCACCCGAGCAGACATCAACGATGATTGCCAGCGCAGCACCGACGCCGCGCATTGCCTCGGACCGGGCCGCAACAGGAGATGCTGCAGAAATTCCGGTGATGGTCGCGACCGCGCAGACGGCAGCCGCTGCACCCGCCCGCGCTCGCTTTGCCGAAACATCCTTGCGACCGACCATTCCGGCCACACTTGCTTCGTCTGATCCGGTGGGGACTGATGCTACGCTCGGCTATGAAGCAAGCCCGCAAGAAGCTTCCGCGATTGGCGCGTTGCTTTTAGCACAGGATCGCCCGGTGGAATAA
- a CDS encoding 3-deoxy-manno-octulosonate cytidylyltransferase has translation MKTLILIPARMGSTRLPGKPLADIAGRPMIVHVAERAAASGLGRVVVATDSQSVEQAVTAHGFEAVMTRADHESGSDRIFEALSLVDPHEEIEVVVNVQGDLPTIEPETIRAALRPLENSAVDIATLGVAISREVEKTDPNVVKVVGSPQGDENRLRALYFTRATAPWGDGPLFHHIGLYAYRRAALQRFVELKPSTLELRERLEQLRALEAGMRIDVEIVDAVPLGVDKPEDLERAREVLSNSKAG, from the coding sequence ATGAAGACGCTTATCCTCATCCCCGCCCGAATGGGCTCGACCCGACTGCCGGGAAAACCGCTGGCAGACATTGCCGGTCGTCCGATGATTGTGCACGTCGCCGAGCGCGCAGCAGCGAGCGGCCTTGGCCGAGTTGTCGTGGCAACCGACAGCCAGAGCGTAGAGCAGGCGGTCACCGCGCATGGCTTTGAAGCGGTGATGACCCGCGCCGACCATGAGTCCGGCTCAGACCGGATTTTCGAAGCCTTGAGCCTTGTCGATCCCCACGAAGAAATAGAAGTCGTTGTCAACGTCCAGGGCGACCTGCCGACCATCGAGCCGGAAACAATCCGCGCGGCGTTGCGCCCGCTGGAAAACTCAGCTGTCGATATAGCGACGCTTGGCGTTGCCATATCGCGTGAGGTCGAAAAGACCGATCCCAATGTCGTCAAGGTGGTTGGCTCTCCGCAGGGCGACGAAAATCGTCTCCGCGCACTCTATTTCACCCGCGCTACCGCGCCATGGGGTGACGGCCCGCTTTTCCATCATATAGGGCTCTATGCCTATCGCCGCGCCGCCCTCCAGCGCTTCGTTGAGCTGAAGCCGTCGACGCTGGAACTGCGTGAGCGGCTGGAGCAGTTGCGGGCGCTTGAGGCTGGCATGCGCATTGATGTCGAGATTGTCGATGCAGTGCCGCTCGGAGTGGACAAGCCAGAAGATCTGGAGCGGGCCCGAGAAGTTCTTTCGAATAGCAAGGCAGGATAA
- a CDS encoding DNA polymerase III subunit gamma/tau, with translation MSEVVSSGKTGANSAYRVLARKYRPSDFSGLIGQEPMVRTLTNAFAAGRIAQAWMLTGVRGVGKTTTARILARALNYRTPELNQPSVDLSIEGEHCRAIMDGRHPDVIEMDAASHTGIDDIREIIEQVRYAPVSGRYKIYIIDEVHMLSTQAFNGLLKTLEEPPPHVKFIFATTEIRKVPITVLSRCQRFDLRRIDAAMIKSDLQRIAGLEEITAEDEALSMIARAAEGSMRDAQSIFDQAIAHGAGTVTAQAVRSMLGLADRARIIDLFENVMSGKVAEALDEFRAQYNVGADPATVLADLAEFNHLVTRLRFVPSAAQDASLSEDERQRGLEFAEKLSVRVLSRTWQMLLKGIPEVQASNRPVSAGEMVLIRIAHAADLPTIDEALKTLAEQPQSHAPSTPASGTVAGHGNGGTASAVGHRQMAVSGVGNTMRLVETSPEPQPLVAPQQEPEPEEEKALQIKSLNDIATLADTHRDIAFKVLVKRCIRPIRIEPGRIEISLTPEAPKTLTSDLNARLQKWTGRRWIVTVSREGGGETLAEQEINRRETAFSDARADPTVAAILAQFPGAKIIDVRLPDAPDEAKAGEDVPIDPGIEEDEDG, from the coding sequence ATGAGCGAAGTCGTATCAAGCGGCAAGACCGGCGCAAACAGCGCCTACCGTGTGCTTGCACGCAAATACCGCCCTTCTGATTTTTCCGGCCTGATCGGTCAGGAACCGATGGTGCGCACGCTGACCAATGCGTTTGCCGCCGGTCGCATTGCCCAAGCCTGGATGCTGACAGGGGTGCGAGGCGTGGGCAAAACCACCACCGCCCGCATTCTGGCGCGGGCGCTGAATTATCGCACGCCTGAACTCAACCAGCCGTCAGTCGATCTGTCGATCGAGGGCGAGCATTGCCGTGCGATCATGGATGGCCGCCACCCCGACGTCATCGAGATGGACGCCGCCTCCCACACCGGCATCGACGACATCCGCGAGATTATCGAACAGGTGCGGTACGCGCCCGTGTCGGGACGCTACAAAATCTATATCATCGACGAGGTGCACATGCTCTCCACGCAGGCCTTCAACGGCCTGTTGAAGACGCTGGAAGAACCGCCGCCGCATGTAAAGTTCATCTTCGCTACCACCGAAATCCGCAAGGTTCCGATCACCGTCCTGTCGCGGTGCCAGCGTTTTGATCTGCGCCGAATTGATGCGGCGATGATCAAGTCCGACCTGCAACGTATCGCAGGGCTTGAAGAAATCACTGCAGAAGACGAAGCACTATCGATGATTGCGCGCGCCGCCGAAGGCTCGATGCGCGACGCGCAATCGATTTTTGATCAGGCGATCGCCCATGGCGCAGGCACTGTGACGGCGCAGGCGGTGCGTTCTATGCTGGGGCTTGCTGACCGCGCCCGAATCATTGATCTGTTCGAAAATGTGATGTCCGGAAAGGTCGCGGAAGCGCTGGATGAATTTCGCGCGCAGTATAATGTCGGCGCCGACCCTGCGACGGTTCTAGCCGACCTTGCCGAGTTCAATCACCTCGTGACAAGGCTGCGCTTCGTTCCGTCGGCGGCTCAGGATGCTTCGCTTTCCGAGGACGAGCGGCAGCGCGGACTGGAATTCGCCGAAAAGCTGTCGGTTCGCGTGCTTTCGCGCACCTGGCAAATGCTGTTGAAGGGGATTCCCGAAGTTCAGGCCTCAAATCGACCGGTCAGTGCCGGCGAAATGGTGCTGATCCGAATTGCCCACGCGGCCGATCTGCCGACCATCGACGAAGCGCTGAAGACGCTCGCCGAGCAGCCCCAATCGCACGCACCTTCGACACCTGCTAGTGGCACTGTAGCCGGGCACGGCAATGGCGGAACGGCTTCTGCAGTCGGCCACCGCCAGATGGCGGTGAGCGGTGTCGGCAATACGATGCGGCTGGTTGAAACCTCTCCCGAGCCGCAGCCGCTCGTTGCGCCCCAGCAGGAGCCAGAGCCGGAAGAAGAAAAAGCCTTACAGATCAAATCGTTGAACGACATTGCAACGCTTGCTGATACCCACCGCGATATCGCCTTCAAAGTGCTGGTCAAGCGCTGCATAAGGCCGATCAGGATCGAGCCGGGCCGCATTGAGATCAGCCTGACGCCGGAAGCTCCGAAGACGCTCACCAGCGATCTCAACGCCCGTCTGCAAAAATGGACCGGTCGCCGCTGGATCGTCACGGTATCGCGCGAAGGTGGCGGTGAAACGCTGGCCGAGCAGGAAATAAATCGCCGCGAAACCGCCTTTTCAGACGCCCGCGCAGACCCCACGGTCGCCGCGATCCTGGCGCAGTTTCCAGGCGCCAAGATCATCGATGTGCGCTTGCCCGATGCTCCCGACGAGGCGAAAGCGGGCGAGGATGTGCCGATTGATCCGGGCATCGAAGAGGACGAAGACGGCTAG
- a CDS encoding VOC family protein: protein MQKITPMLWFDSNAEEAVDFYVSVFKSATKGAIMRNGENGPGPAGSALTVAFDLEGMSFTALNGGPHFQLSEAVSFVVKCADQAEIDYFWEALSQGGKTQPCGWIKDRFGLSWQIMPDYLLTTLAGEDKEKSGRVFEAVMQMEKLDIATLKAAANAGSTSAEGGF from the coding sequence ATGCAGAAGATCACCCCGATGCTCTGGTTCGACAGCAATGCCGAAGAGGCCGTGGATTTTTATGTCTCGGTGTTCAAGAGCGCGACGAAAGGTGCCATCATGCGCAATGGCGAGAACGGCCCCGGACCGGCCGGGAGCGCGCTGACGGTCGCTTTCGACCTGGAAGGCATGTCGTTCACAGCGCTGAACGGCGGACCGCATTTCCAGCTGAGCGAGGCCGTGTCCTTCGTCGTCAAATGCGCTGACCAGGCCGAGATCGACTATTTCTGGGAAGCGCTTTCGCAAGGTGGCAAGACCCAGCCATGCGGCTGGATTAAAGACCGGTTTGGCCTGTCATGGCAGATCATGCCCGACTACCTGCTCACAACCCTTGCCGGAGAGGACAAGGAAAAATCCGGCCGCGTTTTTGAGGCTGTCATGCAGATGGAGAAGCTCGACATCGCCACGCTGAAAGCCGCGGCCAACGCGGGGTCGACCTCCGCCGAAGGCGGTTTCTAG
- the recR gene encoding recombination mediator RecR, translating into MSKRVAGPEIERLIQLLAKVPGLGPRSARRAALHMIKKKEQLMAPLASAMVEAVDKVRVCSTCGNVDTIDPCTICTDPRRDPATLIVVEDVADLWALERANAMNVRFHVLGGTLSPLDGIGPDQLTIRQLVARVSEGGISEIILAVNATVEGQTTAHYLTDQLEGFDIKITRLAHGVPVGGELDYLDEGTLAAALKSRTVF; encoded by the coding sequence ATGTCCAAACGAGTCGCCGGTCCTGAAATCGAACGCCTGATCCAGCTCCTGGCCAAGGTGCCGGGTCTTGGACCGCGTTCGGCGCGCCGAGCTGCCCTTCACATGATCAAGAAGAAAGAACAGCTGATGGCCCCGCTGGCCAGCGCCATGGTCGAGGCGGTGGACAAGGTGCGCGTCTGTTCCACCTGCGGAAATGTTGACACGATTGACCCTTGCACCATCTGCACTGATCCGCGCCGCGATCCCGCCACGCTGATCGTTGTCGAAGATGTCGCCGATCTGTGGGCTCTAGAGCGCGCCAATGCTATGAATGTGCGATTCCATGTTCTTGGCGGGACGCTGTCGCCGCTCGATGGTATAGGTCCTGATCAACTCACTATCCGCCAGCTTGTCGCGCGGGTGTCCGAGGGCGGCATCAGCGAAATCATCCTCGCCGTCAACGCCACCGTCGAGGGCCAGACGACCGCGCATTACCTCACCGACCAGTTGGAAGGCTTTGATATAAAAATCACCCGTCTGGCCCATGGCGTGCCGGTGGGCGGCGAACTCGATTATCTCGACGAAGGTACACTTGCGGCAGCGCTGAAATCGCGCACGGTATTTTGA
- a CDS encoding c-type cytochrome, which yields MDSFEFNKLIGALLGVVFVLFSVSLIGDAFFHAPAPEKPGFIIEAAEDDASHGGAAEAPVEVPIGTLMASADAAKGEAVFKKCVTCHTADKGGANKTGPNLWDIVNRPIASHEGFSYSAAMKNFSEGGSVVWDFDHLNHFLRAPRAYIKGTAMGFAGDKKDDERADLIAYLRSLSDSPAALPEPAAPAAGGTAEPAAEGTAPAAEGAAPAVEGAAPAPENAAPAAETAPAESPAAQEAPKTVEPAPAQ from the coding sequence ATGGACTCGTTTGAATTCAACAAGTTGATCGGCGCGCTGCTCGGCGTGGTATTCGTTTTGTTCTCGGTCAGCCTGATCGGGGACGCGTTCTTCCACGCGCCGGCGCCCGAAAAGCCGGGCTTCATTATTGAAGCGGCGGAAGACGATGCGTCCCATGGCGGCGCTGCCGAGGCACCGGTTGAAGTGCCTATCGGCACGCTGATGGCCAGTGCCGATGCAGCCAAGGGCGAGGCCGTATTCAAGAAATGCGTGACCTGCCACACTGCCGACAAGGGTGGCGCCAACAAGACGGGTCCTAATCTGTGGGACATCGTGAACCGTCCGATCGCCAGCCATGAGGGCTTTTCCTATTCCGCCGCGATGAAGAATTTTTCAGAAGGCGGCTCGGTGGTCTGGGATTTTGACCATCTGAACCACTTCCTGCGCGCACCCCGAGCCTACATCAAGGGCACGGCGATGGGCTTTGCAGGCGACAAGAAGGACGATGAGCGCGCTGATCTGATTGCCTATCTTCGCTCGCTTTCAGACAGCCCGGCTGCGTTGCCAGAACCTGCTGCACCCGCCGCCGGGGGCACGGCTGAACCTGCCGCCGAGGGAACTGCCCCCGCAGCCGAAGGAGCCGCTCCTGCCGTAGAGGGTGCTGCACCAGCACCAGAAAACGCCGCTCCGGCCGCCGAGACGGCTCCAGCAGAATCGCCTGCTGCACAGGAAGCGCCAAAGACTGTCGAGCCTGCGCCGGCCCAGTAA
- a CDS encoding HIT domain-containing protein codes for MLPGQRRGFELDRRLEADSEPVMWLGLCELRIMNDCRWPWFLLVPLRPGSEEIHDLTPLDQAMLTFETNMVAQGLKKVTGCTKINSAALGNIVRQLHVHIIARNEGDAGWPGPVWGYGQREPYKREDLHQLAEAVKAAL; via the coding sequence ATGTTGCCCGGCCAAAGGCGCGGATTTGAACTTGACCGCCGACTGGAGGCAGACAGTGAACCGGTGATGTGGCTGGGCCTTTGCGAGTTGCGCATCATGAATGACTGCCGTTGGCCATGGTTCCTGCTGGTGCCGCTGCGGCCCGGATCAGAGGAAATCCACGATCTCACCCCGCTCGACCAGGCGATGCTAACCTTTGAGACCAATATGGTCGCGCAGGGCCTGAAGAAAGTGACCGGCTGCACCAAGATCAATTCGGCGGCACTTGGTAATATCGTGCGTCAATTGCACGTCCATATCATCGCCAGAAATGAGGGGGATGCCGGGTGGCCAGGGCCTGTTTGGGGCTACGGCCAGCGCGAACCCTACAAGCGCGAAGATTTGCATCAGCTGGCAGAGGCCGTCAAAGCCGCGCTGTGA
- a CDS encoding YbaB/EbfC family nucleoid-associated protein, with translation MKDLLGLMGKAKEMQAKFQAMQEEIATLEASGQSGGGLVHVTLTGKFEMKSLKIDPSLFKEDDVEVLEDLILAAHNDAKVKVESVMQEKTQALTAGLPIPPGMKLPF, from the coding sequence ATGAAAGATTTGCTCGGCCTGATGGGTAAGGCAAAAGAGATGCAGGCAAAGTTCCAGGCCATGCAGGAAGAGATCGCAACGCTTGAGGCGAGCGGCCAGTCCGGCGGTGGACTGGTCCACGTGACGCTGACGGGCAAATTCGAGATGAAATCCCTGAAGATCGATCCCTCGCTCTTCAAGGAGGATGATGTCGAGGTGTTGGAGGACCTGATCCTTGCCGCTCACAACGATGCCAAGGTCAAGGTGGAGAGCGTCATGCAGGAAAAGACGCAGGCACTGACTGCCGGCCTACCGATCCCGCCCGGCATGAAGCTACCCTTCTAG